The window GAAGTACCATCACTTGGaggtaataagtattttattacttttatcgatgatttGAGTCGAAAAACTTGGGTTTATCCTCTACATCAAAAGTCAGAAGCATGTGATATTTTCAAGcaatttaaattatttgttgaaaaacaaagtggacttgaaatcaaaatcTTAAGAACTGATAGAGGTACAGAATATATTGTGtgtgatgattttttaaagaagcatGGTATTCAACATCAAATGACAGCTAGAtatactccacaacaaaatggagtggctgagagaaaaaatagaactatTATGGATATGGTAAGATGTATGTTGAAATCAAAAAATCTGCCTAAgcatttctgggcagaagctgtaTCTTGTGCTATTTATGTGTTGAACAGGTGTCCAACAAGAAGTGTTCATGATAAGACACCTGAGGAAGCTTGGAGTGGAAGAAAGCCGACTGTCAAACATCTCAAGATCTTTGGTTGTTTGGCATATGCACATGTACCAGATAAGTTGAGGAagaaacttgatgataaaggCGAGAAGTGTATTTTTATTGGTTACAGTGATACATCAAAGGCTTATAAGCTATATAACCCTGAAACTAAGAAAGTTATTATTAGTCGTGATGTGGTCTTTGATGAACATGGTAGTTGGAATTGGTGtatagaaaaagaaaagtctATTATTGTTCCTGATATTCCTGACGACTTTCTGGATGAACAGCCTACTCAAGATAATGTTCAAGTTTCTGTACAATCTGAAGCACCAACTAGAAGATCACAACGCGAGTGCCGATTACCAGCTCGCTTGCAAGATTATGTGTTAAGTAATGATAATGATCTGTCTGATGAAGAAATTGTTCAGTTTGCTCTTTTTTCAGATTGTGATCCTATATTTTTTGAAGATGCTGCTAAAAAGACTCATTGGTTGAAGGCAATGGACGAGGAAATTCAAGCCATTGAAACTAATGGTACTTGGGAATTGACTGAATTACCTCCAAGAAAAGAACCAGTTGGAGTAAAGTGGGTATACAAGACAAAGTATAAGCCAAATGGTGAAATTGATCGTTTTAAAGCGAGGTTGGTTGCAAAAGGTTACAAGCAAAAAGCAGGTATTGATTATTTTGAGGTCTTTGCTCCTGTAAGTAGACTTGATACAGTACGCATGCTTATTTCACTTTCTGCTCAAAATAATTGGAAactgtatcaaatggatgtaaaatctgctttTCTGAATGGCTTCTTGGAAGAAGAAATATATGTCGAACAACCTGCAGGATATGTGAAGAAAGGGGAAGAGAATAAGGTGTATAGGTTGAAGAAAGCTCTATATGGTTTAAAACAAGCACCAAGGGCATGGTATAGTTGTATTGATTCTTATTTTATTGAAAATGGTTTTTTGAGATGTCCTTATGAGCATACTTTGTATGTTAAGCATACTGAATCTGGTGATACACTCATAGTCtgtctttatgttgatgacttgattTTTACCGGAAATAACTTAAAGTTAATCATAGAATTCAGGGAAGCCTTGGTTAGTAAATTTGAAATGACAGATATGGGTCTAATGAGTTATTTCCTAGGGCTTGAAGTTATTCAGATGGATGATGGGTTTTTTGTCTCACAAAAGAAATATGCTTCTGATATTTTGAAAAGGTTTAGGATGGAATGCTCCAAACCAGTTCCTACTCCAGTGATTGAAAAGATAAAGTTGTCTAAAGATGAAACTGGTAAGAGTGTGGATATTACTGCTTATAAAAGTTTGATTGGGAGTCTAAGATATTTGGTTGCTACAAGGCCAGATATTTCTTTTGGAGTTGGAGTACTTAGCAGGTTTATGGAGAAACCAAAGGATTCGCATTGGGCCGCAGCAAAGCGAATTCTTAGATATGTCAAAGGTAcaattaataatggaattttgtATTCTACTAATAAAACTGTGGGACTTATTGGATATACAGATAGTGATTGGGCTGGAGATGTTGAGACTAGAAAGAGTACATCGGGATATGCTTTTCATCTTGGTTCAGCTATATTTTCTTGGTCTTCTAAAAAGCAACCGGTGGTAGCACTTTCAACAACAGAAGCAGAATATATAGCGGCAACAAATTGTGCTATGCAAGCAATTTGGCtaagaaagattttagattttCTACAACACAAACAAGATGGTCCTACGACAATTTTTTGTGATAACAAGTCAACAATTGCATTATCTAAGAATCCAGTATTTCATGGCCGCAGCAAGCATATAGATATCAAGTATCATAAAATCAGAGAATGGGTTGCGGAAAAACAAATCAACATCGAGTATTGTCCTAGTGAATGTCAAGTTGCAGATATCTTTACAAAACCAATGAAGACAGAGATTTTTCTCAAGTTGAAGAAGGCAATTGGGATGGCTAACATTTGTGACTTGGTTTAAGGGAGGCTATGTTGTATTATTTAAATCAAGTCATAATTAAGATAGAATATATCCGTATTTAATGGATATGCTTTGAATAAATGAAAGGCTAAGGCTAGATCTAGATGCATAATTTTAGGATCGGATTATTTTTTCTTACTGCTATATAAAAACATATGTATAGCCTATGTTTTGTATGAACTTTTAATGAGAAACCAATAGTACATTAATTCTCTGCTATCTTTCTCTTATTCATCTAAGTGCTATCAGGTGTTTtctttgactcttcttcatttgagTGTTATCAGACGCCAACTTCGACACGCTGGTGGCCGCCTTGACAAGGTCGGCTTCGGCAACTTGCCGATCGTGGTCGGGGCGATCGGTTGGCCCACCGAAGGCGACACGAATGCTAACGCGACCCTGGCGGAGAAGTTCTACGGTGCAGATAGTCGGATGGCCCTCGGCCGCCTATTTACTGCAGCAGAGTAGTTGATGGATGGCTGCGGGGATTCTGGCGGCGGTGGATGGAATTTTGCTTCTGTAGGCGTAGTTGCGTAGGTAGGATACTCATCATCGAGTTGTGTCGGAATTAATTAATTCGGTTTGGTGGTTTGCTGGCTGGCGAGCTCGAGTAGGTTCgaaaaatatttgattcttagTCCAATTCAAATATGTTTGAACATTTTTTCGAGCCATAATTCATAACCTGCTCGtgagttttaatattttattaatataagttaaatatatattaaataaataaatttttaattttttgagtatttattttcgagtaataattcgaatagttcgtgAACATATTTGAAtcttttgaaccaaacttaagctCTAATTTGAACTGAACTTgaacataaaattttaaaattctcgaGATTCGAATCAAGCTTGAACTTACTTATTTTGAAccgaattcgagccttaaatttttcaACATATTCAACTCAATTCGTTTACACTCCTACGTAGATACATCTTGTCGCTTCAATTGTTATTCACTTGTGCCATTACAAATCAATGGGGAGTAGTCTATCATATTTGCTCTGGTAATATTAAACCCAATAACTTAATCTAATTCGAaacaattaaaatatatataatgtcataaattaactatttataaaGACAATACATTTACAAATATTAATAATTGTTATGTCAATTTATCGCAAGATACGACGCACTTCCACCGTTGAATGCTTGGTTTTAAGCGAACGCGGAGGACATGACTAGCACCAAGACAACACCAATGAGCTCAATCTCCAACATAATCAGGAGCGAATGCTTGATATTGCTTCGTTAAAGTAATGACAGTTGTTCAAATGCTATCGACTTAACCCAGATGTCGGTCATAGAATGAATTGAAGTTCTCGAGCATTTTAAAACATAATCGGATATGACACCGATAAACAAGTGTGCACACAAGGAAACAGAGTGGCGACCCAACCCAATTAAAGAGTTGCTCCTGAAATAACATAGAAGCTGCATAGATCCTCCACAATGATTGGTTGACCATGAAACCATCCATTCTACTGATATGAAACCAGGCATCTTGTTGATTCTCGTGGCAAAGTATCACCAGGGCATTTTTCGAACTAGGCGAGAATCTtgcatttttgtcattttaaaaAGTCTTCAACGTTAGTTGCTCATCTACAATTCTTGTTTAACTTGTGTTACTATCAGTGGATTCATGGTGCGCTTGATGGCGACGCAACCGTCTCTTGTAGGCCCGCAACCGTCTCTTGGAAGGTACTACAGTGTTGTCCGATTGCTTGATCTCCTTATTGCTTTCAGAATAACCAAAAATGAAGTCTAGAGGGTCAACAATCATATCTCCTACTGGAGCACCCTGATACCGATCAACAATCATATCTCCTCCTGGAGCACCCTGATACTATGAGAATGCAACCAAGGGCAAATAATCATCATTGTAGCTTTAGTGTGGaactctaaaaattaaaagagaacCTTGTATAAGCAATAATATGAACTTACGGAAAACTGGTCAGGCTGCAGATCTTGTTTATCATGATTGTCGTTATCTTCAACACTATCAGTCCGGTGAGAAGTGCCATCCATGTACACATTACGTAACCGCCACCTAAAAGTAGTTTTATCTGGATTCAAGTCGCTGAACACTTGTTCAGGGTAATAGTGTTTTCTCACAAGTTTCACTTTTTCGGGGCTGTTTGCATGCTTAGTCAAGATTCTGTATCATTCAGAATATTGATATTGCATTTGTTAGAACAACTGACAGCAAGTGCAGTCAAGCTATCAAATGGGAATTACACCACTGGAGGGGAGCAAAGATTCAGATTTAGTGGTAACTTTAGGTTATCTCATGCAATGATCAGATAAATTAAAAGTTAGTTATTATTAATACATACTGAAAACAAAATGGTAGAAAAGGCTCCATACCATGCATACTACCATCGTGTCAGAAAGAACTTACACATTTGCCAACTCTCTCTGAATCCGACTGCCTTCCAATGCTAATAATTGGTCAACGCACACATTTAGAGAGTTGTTAAACCTCCACATACCACAAAAAATAGCTGAACCTGCAACACGAATTTAATTGTTCAAACAACAAATCAATGTTAGGGTAAAATAATAGTCAAAATTCCTAGTTGAACATTTGGCATCTACATACTCAAGGAGTGAATAATTTTAACTGTGGAAGGATCACCAATCTAACTACTATACCTTCATTCTGCTACAATAAGTTGCACAGAAAAGATTATGGTATTAGGTTAGATGAGAAATCAATATTGTACTTGGGCGCCATTGAGGGATTCAATAAAACAATGACTTATGCTACAAAGAATTACATTGTACTGAATGTATATCTTATAGCTGATTAAGGATGGACATAGGTTAATCAGTTCGGTAGGAAAATTCCaaaccaaatcaaaattttaaaattgaaaatttacaAACTGGACCCAAAACTGATATggtttcaaacaaaaaaaaaacaattggtTTTATTTTAACATGAACATATATAGATAGGCATACCATATTCCCAGTCTAAAGATAAACTAAATCAATTTCACGAACCAAAAGAACCaatattttcagtttggttttaTCCAATTTAGTTTTTACATTTCAGTTTTGGATGCACATTCTTGCGTTGCTCATTAGCCTGATGGGATTGCTGAGACCCATTATAAACTTCCAAGGGAGTAGATAATAATTAAAGCTCAAACAGGGCTTCTACAAAATTTAAGACTTGAAATGACTTTTGAGGTGAACTTGGACAGACTAGCATAAAAACTTGCATATGGGCACAAATTGGAATTTGAAAGTATTCTTTATTTCATCCTGaaatgcaattcatgctgcggaAATAAGTTGTCAAGGTGGATGCTGAGGTGAGGGTTGACAGCTGACCTGGACAGGAGGTCTATCAGCAGGTCGAGCGCTGAGGTGGAGATTGGATCTGACTTGCACACACAAAGGCACACATCAAAGAGAGTTGTTTACGACGAGACCCCTATGATGCTCAAGTCACTAGGATGTAGTGGAAGCGAAAGCAAAGCAGAGAAAGTGAGAAGTAGAGATTCCAAACTATAAATGATGTCCGTATTTGGGTAATTTATAGGTGAGAGGAGATAAACACTGATAATGACTTCGATCATTTCAGCTGTTTCTGTTGCTCATCCTAATTTAATTGCCAATTAATTATGATGACTTCAACTATTCGGTTGTTATTGGCTAGAGATGGCAAATAGTGGAGGGACTATTGCTAAGACCGTGGGCATTACTAAGCAGAGAACTCGAGAAACCAAGCTGAAATGGGAGCTTAAGAGACCAAGTTGGATGGAAAGTTTGGGAAACCAAGTAGGAGGGGGAGCTTGGGAGACTACGCTGGAGGGAAGCtcaagaaacaaagctagatggAACACTTGGGAGATCGAGCTAGAGGGAGAGCTCGGTGCATTGATTTATATGAATAACTTAAAGTCAAACTCTAAGTGGGGAATTGAGCTGGTCCTTAACATAATTGGAGACCAATGTTGACAAAAAGTTTAGCAACTTCAAGTTTGCAGAACCAAGGGACGAAGTTTAGCGGGTCACGAATCCAGTAGTCTCCCTCTTGCAGGGGTGTTCCCTTTTCTATTTAAAGTGCCCCGGGTCCTATCTAATAGGAGGATTCGGTCCTTCGCCATAGAAGACGGAGCTTCAGGTTATGCCATATCTCACAGGGAAACTTTACCTCCCCTTTTGACGGAATTGGGATATAGTCAAGAGACCTGGTCTCAAGCTCACGGTTGGGCCTGATCCGGACAGTGACTGGGCCTCCTAATCGAGCTTGAGTGGTGTAGTGGGCTTGACTTATTTAGGCCATCAAGGGCAGAGGTTATTACCGTCGAGACCTGTGCTACAGAGACCTCTAAGATCTATGCAACCGTGACCTTAGAAGCCAAGACCATTATGCCGAGATCTCTAGGTTGAGACCCTTGAAGTTGAGACCTTAGGCCAAAGCCGAAACCTCTAGGCTGGGACCCTTGGAGCCGAGATCTCTAGGCTGGGACCCTTGGAGTCGAGGCCTTTAGGCTAGGACCCTTAGGGTCAAGACCTCTAGACCGGGACCCTTACGATCGAGACCTCTAGGCTGGGAATTTGGACCTAAGGCCTTTAGACTGGCACCCACGAGACCTTCTTTATTCAAAATCTCCTTCGTGCTTGTTATTTAGACGTGGCATTGTGATTCTTTCCCCGAGATCAGAGACTTCATGCAAATCTCCATAAGTGTCAACCTACAGACCtaaaggaagaggtggatgaccTACCGACCTCTTAGGAGAGGTTGATCTTCTCATCCTACATCTCTGTATACATAAGCAGGAGTGTTGATCTGGAATTGAGCCATAAAGACATGACCCGCTGACCTAGAGCAGGATCAATATAAAGGGGTATTAGTAGTAATTCTAAATGAGTTTATCTTTTTTGTTATAGGATAAACTTAAGAAAGTTGAAGTTAATGGACTCGCTTGGAGACTCATTGTTCACTTCAAGGTTAGGCTTAGACATTTAGTTTGGACATGAAAAATTAACTAACGCCCGTAAATGCATGGCCAGTTCCAAGCTTGAATTGAACATCACAACACAATTTTGAAATATTCTAGAGTATAGGACGAATATAGAAACCAAaggaaaatcatttttttttttttttatgaaaatggtAAATGTGAGTCATTAAACAAATGTTCATGTCTGACAAAGTATCAAATCTATAGATATTCAAGGATTTATATATGTGTATTTGTACTTTCCTATAAGTATTAAGGAAAAGCATTTTCATTGTAGTGACAGGAAGTGATGTATCGAACAGTGTGTAGTTATGCTGGCCCTACTAAAATTAGGGCATCAAAATTAACAAGCAGAACACAAAAATAACAGAAAATTAATCATAATGTTGAACCTTTTTCATTCTTTCTGTTTGCTAAGGCTATATGATTAAAATATTGATGAATATGCATGATTACAATCAGATGCTTTCACCAAAAGAATACATCTTTACTGGTATAAAAGGTGAAGTAATATCTGGGGAGAAATGACATCATTGACTTACTTATGGACAAGTTGAACCTCTGTGCTTGTTGAAGTCTCCTACTTGCTGCGCATAccaaaaaaaacatttttaacatTATAATATTCAAGTGTAATGACAGTGAAAGTCAGGTTACAAAAGCAGTTTTCAGATATCATTGAATAATAAATTGAAACATTTGAAAAGAATCCAAGACGGTGGTTAGCAATACCCAAGAAGATATTGCACTCATATGAGGGAGAGGGGGCATCATAAACCTATATGGTATCGGAAGGTGGCTACCACCAGGATCAACCATGCTACTTACATCATGTCAATAGCCACCAGCCTAACAGAAGCATCAGTGGCTGAGGCGTATAACATGGAGCATACATCAAATCAAATGCATGCAAATGTAGCAGGTTGATAATGCATGGGTGAGAGTCAAGTCACTAATGGAGAATTATTTTTCCATTTTGTTCCTTTTCTGTCAACAAGGAAACATTCCTCAATGCAAGATCCAATTAAGTTTTAAGCCAATGTCCTTATGAATATGATCCACTATACTCATGTCTTCTTTTCAACATTATTTCTCCTTTCTTTCACCTCCTTGTCACAAGTCATAATTTTACATTTATGTCAAAGCTATATAAGAAAATAGAGCTTCTTATATAATCTTAGTCTGTCCAAGTTCAAAACTTCATCTTCCTTGTATCCCTTCTTCCTTATTTCTCCATCATTACTTTTATTGGAAGTTTACATGCATAGTCGAATGTTAGCTCCTTGATGCAAGAGCATACACTTGAAGTAATCCTGCATCATTGACATTCTGGCACCCTCATAGGTCataattctgaaaaaaaaaaggaatattttaatgatcaagaattCCTGCTACTCAGCTTGTGCTATTCAACATTTCACAAAGTTCATGCCTCTTATCAAATTCCTTCTTTGCTTGAGGAAATAAAGCCATAGCTTTACGAATGCTCCTTGTAAAACTTGTCTAGACATTGTTTGCTATTGATCACATTCTCAGTGTATCTTGATTTTAAAAAGTATTAACATCATAActgagaattaaaaaaaaaatgagtttttttttgttCAAATATTAAAACAACTTTTTCTTAGACATTTCTAGGATCTACACCTAACAAGTTTCTTACGTACTACACTTGACCATTGTAGTAAAGCAACTCATGCTTTAGGGGTTGTGACAACTGCACTAGCTTGTGCAATTGACTTccaatttctaaaaacaaatatCATATATTTTTTGGTTGCTTCCATCTTTTCAGCTCCTTTTTTTTGACTCCAAATACCTCTAGTTCACTCTCACCATACCCGACCTACATCCACAAGTTTTTGATCAATCATTAATAAGATGAACATCTAACAAGCATTTTACTTACCATCCTTGATTAGCACAAAACATCTCATGCTTTAAAGCTTGTGACAACTACACATGCTTATGCAATTGAGCTCCAATTTATACAAAAACAAATATCCTTTTTGCTTCAATCTTTGAAGTTACTTTGTTTTAGTTCCAAAATACCATCCAGTTCACCACCTCAATATTTGACCTGCATCCTACACTAACATGCCCACAAAATGCTAGACAAACAAGAAGCACAATGCTCCGATGAAACACCAAGTCATCATCAACAATCGCACAAATCTACACAAAGGGCTTGGAAGTCATCATTAAGACAACTGCAGATATATAATTTCACCTCCGGTCGCTGTAAATAATTAGATAATAGCACCGACATCTTTCAAATCAACTAATTTAACGGGACTAGTAGTGCTTGTAGTGAGTTCAAACAAATTACCAGAAAGAAGAACGAAAGAGAGGGAAGTGTGGCAACAGCTAGCAACGAAATTTACCAGCCCATACAGCAGCCGAAGAAGCGCAAAAACCAACTGTGAAATCCCGGATCGACTTCGATTTGCAGGCATCAAGAACCAGCTCCTCCCTTGGCGTAATCTTCTCCTGCAATTTTCGGATTGCGGCATCGATAAAAGAAACACCGTAAACTTCCCAGCAGTGGACGATCGACGATCCATATCGAAATGACAAACAAGAAAGTAACAATCGATCAGAAAagccacacacaaaaaaaaaaaaaaatctcttaagaTCCATCTAAAACAAACACcgagggaaaaaaaaaagatccAAGTACCCCTCGATTAGCGGTTGGTCGATGataaaaaagaaaacacaaaattgaaaacattaAGAACGAAAATCAATGGACCAACTGTTCTGGGTAGAAGAGAGAGATCCTTACCCCATTGGACTTCGATCGTAGGGTTTTTTCCAGCTCCAATAACACCCCCATACCCTCCTTCCCTTGTTTTTGTGAACTGCGCTGGCCTCCGCTTTCTTAGGCTTTTATACGAGCGAATTGTTTCCGGCTAAACCAGTTCGTTCATTTGACCAGGCTTTTATTCTCAGGTCACTCCTTCATTGGGCTCCAAGGCCCATCTAATAAAATGTTGCTCAATCTCATCCACTAATCTtagttttaaaatgcttttaaaaaaaaaactcgacCCAGCCAATCCAACTGGCACCTGCCCAACTTGATTTGTCATTTGGCCACCAGTTCACTCAGTCCAATTAGAGCCAAAATGAAATCTCCCTTTGTAAAAATATGAAATGGGATGAATACTTTGTTAGCGTATGGTggtttttttatcataaaattttgGGGTTAAATTTTCATTAGTAATCGGATGTCCGCTATCTTTCATATGCTATTTAATTATCCAACTCTAGTAGTTATCCATGATTTACCTATTCCGTATTGGCTTGAAGACGGGCTGACAGAAATATTGAGCAAGCGAATCGTTTTTGTCACCATGAAATGGAACGAGTAGCCCTCACGAATTGACAGAGTTAGTAACTACATAAGTAGTGGTTATTCTAATAGGTTTTAGAGTCAATTGTCAATGGGTGTAAATATTTCATGGGGTGTCTAACCTCCTCATACAAAGTATTAATGTGTTAGGATAAAATACCCCCACataatttatctatttatatCTAATGGAGAATGGCAGCTACACTCaaactagtttttttttaaaattaatttattcataataaaaatgTGGAGATCACGAATATATATGGGCCAGATATAGGTGTTTATTTAAgacaaattttttattaattattatatctGAGTTTCATTAGTACCTTTGGTAATAAGAGGTGATTTTAATGTGATTCTCCAAAACTAGGGAAGTTAAATTACATTGGAAGAAATAAAACTTCaggtttctttacaagattgtaTGATTCGATAGAAAGATGAGAAATCCAAAATAGTGGAAACGGCATTACATAGTATAATCGCCAAAATCCCACGACCaattagtatttggattaaaAAAAACTAGGGGATAACATATAAATTTATGgtctatcatttttattttttttaggccTATCATTTTATATCTATCTCTGAGCTTTTCCTGAGAATTTTTccttatatcattttttttttttaatttatcacatCATTTTAAGGGGTCACGTATAGTATTGTGTTGAACCACTTTAATAAATTTACGTGTGAGGTATCCATTATCTTATGTTCGTATAACAATATCAACAACACCTTTCTGAGCTCCATAGtaagaaattatatattctgTCAAAGAAAATTCTTCAAGAAAATTGTTTTGAatgaataaattaattatttatcctTGGAGATCTGATTTTAATCTTCTAATACCCACTAATTAATGTATCTTAAATGCATTTCCTCCCGCTCCCAAAATGTAAATTATGTTTTGACTAACATTTTATACAGCCAGATTCATGGGTCCTCCTCTAACCCAATTATATAACAACATCAAGGTGTTATTATATATGCTTCTTATAACGGTTTCATCTAGGTTTTCAGAAACAATTGTTGGAATAATATGTTGTCGGAGATTTATGAattattagctgaatttaaactacactgaattaaattcaatttacagTCGAGATGACctaagcggataatctcaggttgCCAGCAGAGACTGATTTTTGCTACGAGTCGAAGAGTAGACTGAGTCGCCGAGCAGCAGGTCTGTGTTGTCGAGAGGGCAGATCGGTCCAGCAGCAGACCACAGAGTCCGCTCAGGTCGAGCAGCTGTCTGATCAAATAGGCCGACCAAGCAGTACGATGGAGGAAGTAGAATGGCCGACCAGGCGGACTAAGAGAGAGAGGTCGACAGGGCAGTAAGGTCGAGCAAGTTCGACCAAATAAAGAGCCGACCGGGCGAGTAGGCAGACCGAGCTAGGCTGGTCGGGCGAAAAGACAGGCAGATCGAGATGGTGTCGGTCGGGCAAACAGACAGGCAGGTCGAGATGGTGTCGGTCGGGCGGACAGACAGGCAAGTCAAGATGGTCCTGGTCGGGCGAACAAACAGGTAGGGCAAATATGCCAAGTGGAGAGGCTGACTGGGCAAGTGGTTAGTCGGGCTTTAAGTAGCAGACCGACGCCTGCGATTGacgcaatttccttgaaacagatttgcccaccttcggctgtgcttcgaggcttactagggtcgtctgtttcccaagatacaacgattgatcgtgattcccaccaagcactggtggtcacggcgaactaagtggcacccgattgctatcacgAGCACTCTGCCGAGTAGGAGTTGCACAACAGAGGAGGAGGGAAATaaaggtggagagcttctgcgtATGTTGCTGTGTGCGTCCTCTGTCGGTGATCGCCCTCCTTATATATGAGCTCAGATCAACGGCAGCAttaatggtcgattaatgacTATTACTCTCCGAGCAGTGAAACGctcaccgtttcactcattatcacttgaccgttttgattctgcattaatctcgaatttaatgcatccaTTACACAGCAGCAAAAAGTTTACATGACAAACTATTAGTTGTTCTACTTGGCCAAATTTTGCCCTGACCGGTCCGACATTCTGCCCACGTAGGTCATGCCGGCACacaagtcaacatggttcagtgcaatccaagCCCTTgatttgcccccccccccccccccccccatacgCACTCATGCATGAGATAGAGCCTCTTCCATGCACCATCAATGTGATCAGGAGATTGATTCgaacatatagaaacttgttttatgtcattccgagatctctaggtcaaTCTTCCGCATTTTACACGC is drawn from Zingiber officinale cultivar Zhangliang chromosome 1B, Zo_v1.1, whole genome shotgun sequence and contains these coding sequences:
- the LOC121992398 gene encoding uncharacterized protein LOC121992398 isoform X3, translated to MGRRLRQGRSWFLMPANRSRSGISQLVFALLRLLYGLQVGDFNKHRALEGSRIQRELANVILTKHANSPEKVKLVRKHYYPEQVFSDLNPDKTTFRWRLRNVYMDGTSHRTDSVEDNDNHDKQDLQPDQFSYQGAPGGDMIVDRYQGAPVGDMIVDPLDFIFGYSESNKEIKQSDNTVVPSKRRLRAYKRRLRRHQAHHESTDSNTS
- the LOC121992398 gene encoding uncharacterized protein LOC121992398 isoform X2, with product MGVLLELEKTLRSKSNGEKITPREELVLDACKSKSIRDFTVGFCASSAAVWAASRRLQQAQRFNLSISSAIFCGMWRFNNSLNVCVDQLLALEGSRIQRELANVILTKHANSPEKVKLVRKHYYPEQVFSDLNPDKTTFRWRLRNVYMDGTSHRTDSVEDNDNHDKQDLQPDQFSGAPGGDMIVDRYQGAPVGDMIVDPLDFIFGYSESNKEIKQSDNTVVPSKRRLRAYKRRLRRHQAHHESTDSNTS
- the LOC121992398 gene encoding uncharacterized protein LOC121992398 isoform X1 gives rise to the protein MGVLLELEKTLRSKSNGEKITPREELVLDACKSKSIRDFTVGFCASSAAVWAASRRLQQAQRFNLSISSAIFCGMWRFNNSLNVCVDQLLALEGSRIQRELANVILTKHANSPEKVKLVRKHYYPEQVFSDLNPDKTTFRWRLRNVYMDGTSHRTDSVEDNDNHDKQDLQPDQFSYQGAPGGDMIVDRYQGAPVGDMIVDPLDFIFGYSESNKEIKQSDNTVVPSKRRLRAYKRRLRRHQAHHESTDSNTS